One segment of Massilia sp. Se16.2.3 DNA contains the following:
- a CDS encoding LysR family transcriptional regulator produces the protein MNPTLRQMRAFVALAKTGNFTSAAQVMHVTQSALSGLIKELEQTLGARVVDRSTRRITLTDIGRELYPLFSQMIDDLDGALANVADHTQLRKGVVRIAAPQLMCCTLVPEAMAAYRAQQPDIDVRVADSAVENVIARVLSGESDIGIGPEREPTPQLQAQELFELPFALVFPEGHPLELLPRVTWQDLARYPFIALQGQFTERLLADMHALPRAFPVEVPLKPANEVTFMTTALAMVSAGLGVTVCLPYAEPLVSLYKLRMRPLEEPVLTRRFFVYTRAGRSLSPAAESFIDFLFPYVAGKRGQG, from the coding sequence ATGAATCCCACCCTGCGCCAGATGCGCGCCTTCGTGGCATTGGCCAAGACCGGCAACTTCACCTCGGCCGCCCAGGTCATGCACGTGACGCAATCGGCACTGTCCGGGCTGATCAAGGAACTCGAGCAGACGCTGGGCGCGCGCGTCGTCGACCGCTCGACAAGGCGCATCACGCTCACCGACATCGGGCGCGAGCTGTACCCGCTATTTAGCCAGATGATCGATGATCTGGACGGTGCGCTGGCGAACGTGGCGGACCATACGCAGTTGCGCAAGGGCGTGGTGCGCATCGCCGCGCCGCAACTGATGTGCTGCACCCTGGTGCCCGAGGCCATGGCGGCCTACCGCGCGCAGCAGCCCGACATCGATGTGCGCGTGGCCGACAGCGCCGTCGAAAACGTGATCGCGCGCGTGCTCTCGGGCGAGTCCGACATCGGCATCGGTCCCGAGCGCGAGCCGACGCCGCAACTGCAGGCCCAGGAACTGTTCGAACTACCCTTCGCGCTGGTGTTCCCGGAAGGCCATCCGCTCGAGCTGCTGCCGCGCGTCACCTGGCAAGACCTGGCGCGCTATCCCTTCATCGCGCTGCAGGGACAATTCACCGAGCGCCTGCTGGCCGACATGCATGCACTGCCGCGCGCGTTCCCGGTCGAGGTGCCCCTGAAACCGGCCAATGAGGTGACTTTCATGACCACCGCGCTGGCCATGGTCAGTGCCGGCCTGGGCGTGACGGTCTGCCTGCCGTATGCGGAGCCGCTGGTCAGCCTGTACAAGCTGCGCATGCGTCCGCTCGAGGAACCCGTATTGACGCGGCGCTTTTTCGTCTACACACGCGCCGGCCGCTCGCTGTCGCCGGCGGCCGAGAGCTTCATCGACTTCCTGTTTCCGTATGTGGCCGGCAAGCGCGGGCAAGGCTGA
- a CDS encoding gamma-glutamylcyclotransferase, which produces MSLNTIAINQRMDKFAGQDRVWLFGYGSLIYKADFPYLERRPAHIRGWTRRFWQGSHDHRGTETAPGRVVTLVPDEGALCHGMAYLVTPEEFAHLDHREKNGYLRLATTIVFEDGSGVEGLVYIATQENAAFLGPASEHDIALQIARSCGPSGPNSEYLLELAQALRELGKNDPHVFEIERHLMAIAAAGGRQDS; this is translated from the coding sequence ATGTCTCTCAATACCATCGCCATCAACCAGCGCATGGACAAATTCGCCGGCCAGGACCGGGTCTGGCTGTTCGGCTACGGCTCGCTGATCTACAAGGCCGACTTCCCCTACCTGGAACGGCGCCCGGCCCACATTCGCGGCTGGACGCGGCGCTTCTGGCAGGGTTCGCACGACCACCGGGGCACGGAAACGGCGCCCGGCCGGGTGGTGACCCTGGTGCCCGACGAAGGCGCGCTCTGCCATGGCATGGCCTACCTCGTCACGCCCGAGGAATTCGCCCACCTCGACCACCGCGAAAAGAACGGCTACCTGCGCCTGGCGACCACCATCGTGTTCGAGGACGGCAGCGGCGTCGAGGGCCTGGTCTACATCGCCACGCAGGAGAACGCGGCTTTCCTGGGACCGGCCAGCGAGCACGACATTGCATTGCAGATCGCCCGCTCCTGCGGGCCAAGCGGACCGAACAGCGAATACCTGCTGGAACTGGCGCAGGCGCTACGGGAACTGGGCAAGAACGACCCGCATGTGTTCGAGATCGAGCGGCATTTGATGGCCATTGCTGCCGCTGGCGGGCGCCAGGACTCCTGA
- a CDS encoding PA0069 family radical SAM protein codes for MEQRQRTIDREYSAEHPVQVRPLAALKGRGAVTNLQGRYEVNGREAFHDGWEAEAGAAFGAAPFKTQVTDEIAKSILSRNASPDVPFNVSLNPYRGCEHGCIYCFARPTHSYLGLSPGLDFESRLFAKVNAAELLRRELARPGYKPEHIAIGVNTDAYQPCEREKRLTREVLEVLSECRHPVGLITKSALIERDIDLIAPMAAAGHACAAITLTTLDSEISRTLEPRAAAPARRLRTIRTLTDAGIPVSVSVAPIIPFVTEPEIERILEAARDAGAVGAHYVVLRLPFEVNPLFREWLEAHFPERAARVMNRVREMRGGKDYDSDFSKRMHGEGVWADLIRQRFNKTVDRLGLGGFGGRFAGLDTSQFRRPLVVPAGTGKATAKATAQLDLF; via the coding sequence ATGGAACAGCGCCAACGAACTATCGACCGCGAATACAGTGCCGAGCATCCGGTACAGGTGCGTCCGCTCGCCGCCCTGAAGGGCCGCGGCGCCGTCACCAACCTGCAGGGCCGCTATGAAGTGAACGGCCGCGAGGCCTTCCACGATGGCTGGGAGGCCGAGGCCGGGGCCGCATTCGGCGCCGCGCCCTTCAAGACCCAGGTGACCGACGAAATCGCCAAGAGCATCCTGTCGCGCAATGCCTCGCCCGACGTGCCTTTCAACGTTTCGCTGAACCCCTACCGCGGCTGCGAGCACGGCTGCATCTATTGCTTCGCGCGGCCCACTCACAGCTACCTCGGCCTGTCGCCCGGCCTCGATTTCGAGAGCCGCCTGTTCGCCAAGGTGAACGCGGCCGAGCTGTTGCGGCGCGAGCTGGCGCGGCCCGGCTACAAGCCCGAGCACATCGCCATCGGTGTCAATACCGACGCCTACCAGCCCTGCGAGCGCGAGAAACGCCTCACGCGCGAGGTGCTTGAAGTATTGAGCGAGTGCCGGCATCCGGTCGGCCTGATCACCAAGTCGGCGCTGATCGAGCGCGACATCGACCTGATCGCCCCGATGGCGGCGGCTGGCCATGCCTGCGCGGCCATCACGCTCACCACGCTCGACTCGGAAATCTCGCGCACGCTCGAACCGCGCGCCGCCGCACCCGCGCGCCGGCTACGCACCATTCGCACGCTGACCGACGCCGGCATCCCGGTCAGCGTCAGCGTCGCGCCCATCATTCCGTTCGTGACCGAGCCCGAGATCGAACGCATCCTCGAGGCCGCGCGCGACGCCGGCGCCGTCGGCGCCCATTACGTGGTGCTGCGCCTGCCTTTCGAGGTCAACCCGCTGTTCCGTGAGTGGCTCGAAGCGCATTTCCCCGAGCGCGCGGCGCGCGTCATGAACCGCGTGCGCGAAATGCGCGGCGGAAAAGACTACGACAGCGACTTCTCCAAGCGCATGCACGGCGAAGGCGTCTGGGCAGACCTGATCCGCCAGCGTTTCAACAAGACGGTCGACCGGCTCGGCCTGGGCGGCTTCGGCGGCCGCTTCGCCGGGCTCGACACCTCGCAGTTCCGGCGTCCGCTGGTGGTGCCGGCGGGGACGGGCAAGGCGACGGCAAAGGCGACCGCGCAGCTCGATCTGTTCTAG
- a CDS encoding response regulator: protein MLLPPRRAACCCSTARPARARACISTCRAAAAAAPVQLPAAGTGLGQACGRLLFVEDDAPVREAVAEGLRQAGFDVQIAVNGEEALARLEGGATFDIVFSDVVMPGKVSGIDLAGIVRRRWSGLPVLLATGYTERQVALPGVQILAKPYDIEQLVRVLAGLAGER, encoded by the coding sequence ATGCTTTTGCCGCCCAGGCGCGCGGCCTGCTGCTGCTCGACAGCGCGCCCGGCGCGGGCACGCGCGTGCATATCTACCTGCCGCGCCGCCGCGGCGGCCGCGCCTGTCCAGCTGCCGGCAGCCGGCACCGGGCTGGGGCAGGCCTGCGGCAGGCTGCTGTTCGTGGAGGACGATGCCCCGGTACGCGAGGCGGTAGCCGAGGGGCTGCGCCAGGCCGGGTTCGACGTGCAGATCGCCGTCAATGGCGAAGAAGCGCTGGCGCGGCTGGAAGGAGGGGCCACGTTCGACATCGTCTTTTCCGACGTCGTCATGCCCGGCAAGGTCAGCGGCATCGACCTGGCCGGCATCGTCAGGCGGCGCTGGTCCGGCCTGCCGGTGCTGCTGGCGACGGGCTATACCGAGCGGCAAGTGGCGCTGCCCGGCGTGCAGATCCTCGCCAAACCCTACGACATCGAGCAGCTGGTACGCGTGCTGGCCGGTCTTGCCGGGGAGCGCTAG